The Mycetohabitans endofungorum genome contains a region encoding:
- a CDS encoding substrate-binding domain-containing protein: protein MKTPRIEAVSELRIVADDHTSVRLSDVILLLTRLVELGSIASAAQALGLSYRHAWGVLRTAEQRLGGPLLVKVRGQGSLLSPLGEKLLWAERVRIERLGPLAQSLGVEVTDEIQRLLASARHDVRIHASHGYAVAALVQALAEGGTSVEIRYRDSADAVASLSRGECDLAGFHLPIGPFRAVCAAVYRPWLDDKRHVLIHLARRKQGLFVPKGNPEHIGGLADLSREGLRFVNRQPGSGTRMLLDLMLRDIGIDPTRINGYASTELTHSAIAAFVASGKADVGFGVQPAAAYFGLDFVPIVDEDYYFACEQAALDMAPLSTIIDELRGDVFKGAVARLHGYDAACCGDCVLLQEGVGPRYSIRFPDH from the coding sequence ATGAAGACGCCCAGGATTGAAGCGGTGTCCGAATTGCGGATCGTAGCGGATGATCATACGAGCGTGCGCTTGTCAGACGTGATCCTGCTGCTGACGCGACTGGTCGAGTTAGGCAGCATTGCGAGCGCGGCGCAAGCGCTCGGTCTCTCGTATCGACACGCATGGGGTGTGCTGCGCACGGCCGAACAGCGCCTTGGCGGTCCATTGCTGGTCAAGGTTCGAGGCCAAGGTTCGCTGCTGTCGCCGCTCGGCGAAAAACTGCTGTGGGCCGAGCGCGTGCGTATCGAACGGCTGGGGCCGCTCGCGCAGTCGCTCGGTGTCGAAGTTACCGATGAAATCCAGCGATTGCTGGCCTCAGCGCGGCACGACGTGCGGATTCACGCGTCACACGGGTATGCCGTCGCGGCGCTAGTTCAAGCGCTCGCCGAAGGCGGCACCTCGGTGGAGATCCGATATCGGGACAGCGCGGATGCCGTCGCGTCGTTGTCGCGCGGCGAATGCGACCTGGCCGGTTTCCACTTGCCGATTGGACCGTTCCGTGCAGTATGTGCGGCCGTCTACCGGCCATGGCTGGACGACAAGCGTCATGTGCTGATTCACCTGGCTCGCCGCAAGCAGGGGTTGTTCGTACCGAAGGGCAACCCAGAGCACATCGGCGGCCTCGCCGACCTGTCTCGCGAAGGCTTGCGCTTTGTTAATCGCCAGCCGGGCTCCGGCACGCGAATGCTGCTCGACCTGATGCTACGCGATATCGGTATCGATCCGACGCGCATTAACGGCTACGCGTCAACCGAACTGACGCATTCGGCGATCGCGGCGTTCGTGGCGAGCGGCAAGGCCGATGTCGGGTTCGGCGTCCAGCCGGCGGCTGCGTATTTCGGACTGGACTTCGTTCCGATCGTCGATGAGGATTACTACTTCGCGTGCGAGCAAGCCGCGCTCGATATGGCACCGTTATCAACGATTATCGATGAGTTGCGCGGCGACGTGTTTAAGGGCGCGGTGGCGCGGCTGCACGGGTACGATGCCGCGTGCTGCGGCGATTGCGTCCTGCTTCAGGAAGGGGTGGGGCCGCGGTATTCTATTCGGTTTCCTGATCATTGA
- a CDS encoding type II toxin-antitoxin system YhaV family toxin: protein MQRHGWNVLFHECLIEQLVKLHAATQRAQQQDPQGFESNANVRLFAALSKLIFEAVPSDPNREEYRQGNTMGAEFRHWRRAKIGRRFRLFFRFDSKTRIIIFAWVNDENTLRSSGSKSDPYAVFQRMLERGHPPDDWAALVSASQSDWK, encoded by the coding sequence ATCCAGCGTCACGGGTGGAATGTGCTCTTTCACGAATGTTTAATTGAGCAGCTAGTAAAACTGCATGCTGCGACTCAACGTGCGCAACAGCAAGATCCGCAAGGTTTCGAGTCCAACGCCAACGTCCGGCTGTTCGCTGCACTGTCGAAGTTGATATTCGAGGCCGTGCCGAGTGATCCGAACCGCGAGGAATACCGCCAAGGCAATACCATGGGCGCTGAGTTTCGGCACTGGCGGCGCGCAAAAATCGGACGACGATTTCGGTTGTTTTTTCGGTTCGACTCGAAAACCCGGATCATCATTTTTGCGTGGGTGAATGATGAAAACACCTTGCGCTCTTCCGGCAGCAAAAGTGATCCGTATGCCGTCTTCCAACGGATGCTGGAGCGCGGGCACCCACCGGACGATTGGGCTGCGCTGGTGTCGGCGAGCCAGTCCGATTGGAAGTAG
- a CDS encoding NAD(P)H-dependent oxidoreductase subunit E, whose product MHHTSAAARAVPGHSLLSVLHAIQDDVGYIPDGVIAPLAQAMNLSRAEVHGVITYYHHFRTSLPAAVTVQLCRAESCRAMGSEALARHAEAHTGRRFDACRHDDAHRAAPTTASAAPRADDPAVELQSVYCLGLCGTSPAMTVNGKPYARVTPAKLDTVLAAAIDDARLGAHR is encoded by the coding sequence ATGCACCACACCAGTGCGGCAGCGCGCGCCGTACCGGGACATTCGCTTTTAAGCGTCTTACACGCCATCCAAGACGACGTCGGTTACATCCCCGACGGTGTCATCGCCCCGCTGGCCCAGGCAATGAACTTGTCGCGCGCCGAAGTTCACGGCGTGATCACGTACTACCACCACTTCCGCACGTCGCTGCCGGCCGCCGTGACCGTCCAGTTGTGCCGCGCCGAATCCTGCCGTGCGATGGGCAGCGAAGCGCTGGCGCGGCATGCCGAGGCCCACACGGGTCGCCGCTTCGATGCGTGTCGCCACGACGACGCCCATCGCGCGGCGCCCACAACGGCCAGCGCCGCGCCGCGGGCTGATGACCCAGCGGTCGAGCTACAATCCGTCTATTGTTTGGGTTTGTGCGGCACGTCCCCGGCGATGACGGTTAATGGCAAGCCATACGCTCGTGTCACGCCGGCGAAGCTCGATACAGTGCTCGCCGCGGCGATCGACGACGCGCGATTGGGAGCGCACCGATGA
- a CDS encoding formate dehydrogenase beta subunit codes for MTIRLYVPSDTTAIAFGADELAQAIAGQAARRGLDIELIRNGSRGLSWLEPLVEVGTAAGRIGYANVALEDIDALFDSGWHADDDATQAQAAAHPKCVGLVEALPYLSKQQRLTFSRIGIVDPLSIDDYVAHGGLQGLRRALQMAPAAACQLLIDAGLRGRGGAAFPAGIKWRTVLQAQADQKYVVCNADEGDSGTFSDRLSMECDPFGLIEGMIIAGVSTGATQGYLYVRSEYPLAIARLNAAIARARAAGWLGPDVLGSGRAFDLFVAKGAGAYVCGEETALLESLEGRRGIVRAKPPLPALVGYRGKPTVINNVITLASVPIIFARGDAFYRDFGMGRSRGTLPFQLAGNVRRGGLVELAFGVTLRELVFEFGGGTASGRPARAIQVGGPLGTYLPPSQWDVPLDYEAYAAIGAVVGHGGIVVHDDTANLAELARYAMHFCALESCGKCTPCRIGSTRGAEVIDKLRAPEQDARVRARHVTLLRELCDTMLHGSLCAMGGMTPYPVLSALDHFPEDFGLAAAGGDTPYEPERSAAV; via the coding sequence ATGACAATTCGCCTCTACGTCCCGTCCGATACGACTGCGATCGCGTTTGGAGCCGATGAACTCGCACAGGCCATCGCGGGACAAGCCGCACGGCGTGGGCTCGACATTGAACTGATACGAAACGGCTCGCGAGGATTGTCTTGGTTAGAGCCACTTGTGGAGGTCGGCACGGCCGCCGGCCGCATTGGCTACGCCAACGTTGCGCTGGAGGACATCGACGCGTTGTTCGACTCGGGTTGGCATGCCGATGACGACGCTACGCAGGCGCAGGCAGCGGCCCATCCGAAATGCGTCGGCCTCGTCGAGGCCCTCCCCTACTTGAGCAAGCAGCAACGTTTGACCTTTTCCCGGATCGGCATCGTCGATCCGCTGTCGATCGACGACTATGTGGCGCACGGTGGCCTGCAAGGCCTGCGCCGCGCGTTGCAGATGGCGCCAGCCGCCGCCTGCCAACTCCTAATCGACGCCGGACTGCGCGGACGCGGCGGCGCCGCGTTTCCGGCAGGCATCAAGTGGCGCACGGTACTGCAAGCCCAGGCAGACCAAAAATATGTGGTCTGCAACGCGGATGAGGGCGATAGCGGCACGTTCTCGGACCGCCTGTCGATGGAATGCGATCCATTCGGCCTGATCGAAGGCATGATCATCGCCGGCGTGTCGACCGGCGCGACGCAAGGCTACCTCTACGTACGCAGCGAGTACCCGCTGGCGATTGCGCGATTGAACGCGGCGATCGCCCGCGCACGCGCCGCCGGCTGGCTCGGCCCGGACGTGCTGGGCTCCGGTCGAGCCTTCGATCTATTCGTCGCGAAAGGCGCCGGCGCGTACGTCTGCGGCGAGGAGACGGCGCTGCTCGAATCGCTCGAAGGCAGGCGCGGCATCGTGCGCGCAAAGCCACCGCTGCCTGCGTTAGTCGGATACCGGGGCAAGCCGACAGTGATCAACAACGTAATCACGTTGGCGTCTGTGCCGATCATTTTCGCGCGTGGCGATGCGTTCTATCGGGATTTCGGCATGGGACGCTCGCGTGGCACGCTGCCGTTCCAACTCGCCGGCAATGTACGGCGCGGCGGGTTGGTCGAACTCGCGTTCGGCGTCACGCTGCGCGAACTGGTGTTCGAATTCGGAGGCGGCACAGCGAGCGGACGCCCCGCGCGCGCGATCCAGGTCGGCGGGCCGCTCGGCACCTATCTGCCGCCAAGCCAGTGGGACGTGCCACTGGACTACGAAGCCTATGCGGCGATCGGCGCCGTCGTGGGCCATGGCGGCATCGTGGTCCACGATGACACCGCCAACCTGGCCGAGCTGGCGCGTTACGCGATGCACTTCTGTGCACTCGAATCATGCGGTAAGTGCACGCCATGCCGGATCGGCTCCACGCGCGGCGCGGAGGTCATCGACAAGCTTCGTGCACCGGAGCAGGATGCGCGGGTGCGCGCACGCCACGTGACGTTGCTGCGCGAGCTGTGCGACACGATGCTGCACGGCTCGCTGTGCGCGATGGGCGGGATGACCCCCTACCCGGTGCTGTCCGCGCTAGACCATTTCCCCGAAGACTTCGGCCTTGCGGCCGCCGGCGGTGACACGCCATACGAGCCTGAACGCAGCGCCGCAGTATGA